A stretch of Eleutherodactylus coqui strain aEleCoq1 chromosome 2, aEleCoq1.hap1, whole genome shotgun sequence DNA encodes these proteins:
- the FAF2 gene encoding FAS-associated factor 2, which produces MAAPEERELSQEQTEKLLQFQDLTGIESMDQCRQTLQQHNWNIEAAVQDRLNEQEGVPSVFNTAPSRPLQVNTADHRVYSYVVSRPQPRGLLGWGYYLIMLPFRITYYTLLDIFRFALRFIRPDPRSRVTDPVGDIVSFIQMFEEKYGRTHPVFYQGTYSQALNDAKQELRFLLVYLHGEDHQDSDEFCRNTLCTTEVTQFVNSRMLFWACSTNKPEGFRVSQALRENTYPFLAMIMLKDRRMTVVGRLEGLIQPQDLINQLTFIMEANQTYLVSERLEREERNQTQVLRQQQDEAYLASLRADQEKERKRREKQEQKRREEEEAQLRLQAEERKKRNLQEEKERRSEGLPAEPEQDHPDSLKIIFKMPNDTRVERRFLFTQSLSVIHDFLFSLKETPEHFQIVVNFPRRVLPCLPTEEVPVPPTLQEAGLSRSQLLFVQDLTDE; this is translated from the exons GACCTGACAGGAATAGAGTCGATGGACCAATGTCGCCAAACTCTGCAACAGCACAACTGGAACATAGAG GCAGCTGTTCAGGACAGACTAAATGAACAGGAAGGAGTCCCCAGTGTCTTTAACACGGCACCCAGCCGGCCATTGCAAGTGAATACTGCAGACCACAGAGTATATAGTTATGTGGTGTCTAGGCCACAACCACGG GGGCTTCTAGGATGGGGTTACTACCTGATCATGCTTCCATTCCGCATCACATACTACACGCTGCTTGATATATTTAG GTTTGCTCTTCGCTTCATTCGACCAGACCCACGCAGCCGCGTCACTGACCCAGTTGGGGACATAGTCTCCTTTATACAGATGTTTGAAGAGAAATATGGCAGAACACACCCTGTTTTTTATCAGGGGACCTATAGCCAG GCGCTTAATGATGCCAAACAGGAGCTGCGCTTCTTACTAGTATATCTGCATGGGGAAGACCATCAGGATTCTGATGAATTTTGCAG GAACACACTCTGTACAACAGAAGTCACTCAGTTCGTCAATAGCAGGATGCTGTTTTGGGCTTGCTCCACCAACAAGCCAGAGGGATTCAGAG TTTCCCAGGCTCTACGTGAGAACACTTACCCATTTCTTGCCATGATAATGCTGAAGGACCGCAGGATGACTGTTGTTGGTAGGCTGGAAGGGTTAATTCAACCACAGGACTTAATAAATCAACTGACGTTTATAATGGAGGCCAACCAGACTTATCTGGTATCTGAGAGACTAGAACG ggaagagagGAACCAGACGCAGGTGCTGAGACAACAGCAGGATGAGGCGTATCTGGCATCTCTCCGTGCTGACCAAGAGAAGGAACGTAAGAGAAGAGAAAAACAGGAGCAGAAGAGGCGGGAGGAAGAGGAAGCACAACTACGACTGCAGGCAGAGGAGAGGAAAAAAAGG AACCTCCAAGAAGAGAAGGAACGCAGGTCCGAGGGTCTCCCTGCAGAACCGGAACAGGACCATCCTGACAGTCTGAAAATAATTTTCAAGATGCCAAATGACACCAGAGTGGAGCGAAGGTTTCTCTTCACGCAGTCCCTTTCA GTGATTCATGATTTTCTCTTCTCCTTGAAAGAGACTCCAGAACATTTCCAGATAGTGGTGAATTTCCCCCGGAGGGTGTTGCCGTGTCTTCCCACTGAGGAAGTCCCTGTGCCTCCCACTCTCCAAGAGGCTGGACTTAGTCGATCACAGCTTCTCTTTGTACAGGATCTCACGGACGAATGA